The DNA window AGCCCGAGATGGGGCGATGGCGGGTCGTCCTCGAGCGGACGCGGGAGCGGATCCTCCTCCACGGCGGGAACCTCCTCGCGGCGAAGGGGATCGCCGCGAAGGCGCGATACGTCCGCGCAAAGCTCGCGCGGATCGCCCACGACGTCGCGAAGAAGATTCGGAAAAGGAAGACGAAGGCGCCGCCCGCGCTTCCAAAAAACCTTGCCGAAGCGGAGCGGTCGGTGCTGAAGGCGAAGACCGTCTACGTCCCCCGCCCCTACCCGGGAAAGATCACACTCTTCCGCGCGAGCCGGCAGCCGGCGTGGTTCTACCCCGACCCGCTCCTCGGGTGGGGACGTCTCGGCGAAGGCGGGATCGAGGTGCACGAGGTCCCCGGGTATCACGGCGCGCTCGCCCACGAGCCCCGCGTCGCCGTGCTCGCGCGGGAGCTCGAGGAGTGCCTCGCGCGGGCGCGGGAGGAAGCGGAGAGGGAAGCCGCGGCGAACGGGCTTCGCTCCGGCAGGAGCGCGACGTGAGCGGCCGCGCCGCCGCCGCCGCCTCGCCTGAGATCCCGTCCCGCGGGACGGCGGAGCCGTGCCCCCTGTCGTTCGCGCAGCAGCGGCTCTGGTTCCTGGACCAGCTCGAGCCGGGCGGCCTCTACAACGTCGGCGAGGCGCTGCGGCTCTCGGGGGACCTCGACGTCGAGGCGCTCCGGCGCGCGATCGACGCGGTGGTCGCGCGCCACGAGGCGCTCCGCACGACGTTCCGCTCGGTCGACGGGGAGCCGATGCAGGTCGTCTCGCCGCCCGCGCCGGTGCCCTGCCCGGTCGTCGACCTCGCCGGCGCAAACCCGGACGAGGTCCGGAGGCGCGTCGACGAGGAGGTCGGCCGGCCGTTCGACCTCTCGCGCGACCGGATGCTCCGGGCGCTGCTGCTGCGGGAAGGTCCGCGCCGGCACGTCCTCGTCCTGACGATGCACCACATCGCGACGGACGGATGGTCGGTCTCGATCCTGTTCCGGGAGCTCGGGGCGCTCTACGACGCGTTCCGCCGCGGGACGGAGCCCGGCCTGCCGGAGCTCCGGATCGGCTACACGGACTTCGCGGTCTGGCAGCGGCAGCAGTTCTCGGGGCGAGCGCTCGAGGCGGGGCTCGGCTGGTGGAGGCGCGAGCTCGCCGACGCGCCCGCGATCCTCGATCTCCCCGCCGACCGGCCCCGGCCGGGGGTTCCGGCGTGGAGCGGCGCGACACACGTGGCGACGCTCCCGCCCGAGCTCTCCTCGGCGCTGAAGCTTCTCTCGCGCCGGGAGCGCGCGACGCTCTTCATGACGCTCGTCGCGGCGT is part of the Thermoanaerobaculia bacterium genome and encodes:
- a CDS encoding condensation domain-containing protein, which translates into the protein MSGRAAAAASPEIPSRGTAEPCPLSFAQQRLWFLDQLEPGGLYNVGEALRLSGDLDVEALRRAIDAVVARHEALRTTFRSVDGEPMQVVSPPAPVPCPVVDLAGANPDEVRRRVDEEVGRPFDLSRDRMLRALLLREGPRRHVLVLTMHHIATDGWSVSILFRELGALYDAFRRGTEPGLPELRIGYTDFAVWQRQQFSGRALEAGLGWWRRELADAPAILDLPADRPRPGVPAWSGATHVATLPPELSSALKLLSRRERATLFMTLVAAFQTLLHRYSGQDDVLVGTPIANRQSTETEGLIGFFANTLVMRGRFSADPTFR